The genomic interval TCTCACCTAATCTAATTGAATAGGATCTCTGTGAGTTACACACAGAATAACATGTAGAATCTCACCTAATCTAATTGAATAGGATCTCTGTGAGTTACACACAGAATAACATGTAGAATCTCACCTAATGTGAAGAATTTATCTGCACTGCACGTGTGTTAGCTCGCTAGCCAGGCAGTTTTACAGGAATGATTACATCAATTGTTTAAATGAACTAGACAActtgtaaatgcaacaagtactaaTATTGTATGATATAAAAGCAGTCACAGCTTTCCAATAAAAAAACCCGGagacatttatggtctgtttGCATATATTTTAGAGATTATTTATACAGAACATTTGTATAAAACCTGTATAACAATTATTTCTAATTATATGACCAATATTTTAGGTTGAATGTAATTTACGACACAATTTCTGATAAATCACATgccttacttttattttcctgcatcAGTAAAAGCAGGAAATGCATCACCTACTGCCGTTCATACCAATTAGACTGGTTTTgtatttctccctgaccaagatggctgccattttggCTCCACTAtggaactttgagggtttatgGCATAGCCCCTcttgtaatttaataggatctctatggcgcCAACTAGTTACCTACCTAGCTGACGTTAGCTAACCTCATGCATTATGAATGGACTCTAAATTATCTCGAGAAGGACGCTGTGCCTGGAGGGAAAGACAACAGGTGTCCTAACCAGAATGCTACTTTATTAATCATGACATGGTTATTATCAGTGAGGACCATTTCACAAGTGGGCTACAAGTCACTGTTGATTTCTTAGCACCATCACAGCATTGATGAAAAATTGACCCCCCAAAAAAGGGACACTTTTACCCCCCCTTTCTGTTGATCATAATATGTTGATTGATGAGATGAGTGAGATTTAGCATAATTATCTTACTGATCAGAGATGGCGACAACACAGACACAGCTTCAGCGAGAAGAACTCTACCTACTAAGAGACAGAGTCGCGGTTAATTGTCATAGTACTGGCAGCCCTGCATCTCTGTATCACTCTCCATTTTAGGCACTTTCTTGGACATCTGAGCCCTGGATGAATGCTTTGGCCTGTCCATGGTGGTTAACTGCTTTGGCCTGTCCATGGTGGTTAACTGCTTTGGCCTGCCTAACTGGCGGGTCGGTCCGATGGGCTTGGCATCATGTGTCCGCTGGTGCTGCCGGAGCCCTTGTTTACGGACAAAGCTCTTGCCGCATTCGATGCACTCGTGgggtttctctcctgtatgtgtTCTGAGGTGGACTTTGAGGTCAAATTCTCTGGAGTAAGTCTTGCCACACACAGGGCAGATGAGACACTTTTCTCCCGAGTGAGATCTCATGTGTTTGTGTAGTTCTGGGAGGTTTGAGTATTCCTCGCCACACACTAGGCAGCCGTGAGATGTGACGGCCGTGTGGTTCTCCTGGTGTTGTTCAGCTTCTCCCGATGTACAGGGACTCCCCTCACCAGTGGACCAGGAGCTGGGATAATCTCCTGTGGGAAAGAAACAGTGTGCAAATCTGAGCTGTTTCAGATATCCTATTTCCTAGTTTTAATGTCATTTAATGCCCTATTTGTTTTAATTCCactttgttttttctctctctctgtagcccaCACACTATTTGTAGCTTGCAAACCAGGGTCCTACTACTTCCATTAATGTTTTACATGCAACATGTTAAGCTGTTAGGAGTGTAGGCTGTCGTCATCAATCATGATTAATCAATAATAATAAATCAATGACAGCATAAAGTGTTCTCACCTGTATGCACTTTCTGATGCGTTTTTAAATTTCCTTTCTGCGTGAAACTGATCCCACACACAGAGCACTGGTAaggcctctctcctgtgtgtgttctcatgtGTCTGTCCAGGTAATATGTTTGAGGGAACTCCTTCCCACAGTCTGGGCATCGGTGAGTCTCCTTAGCTCTCCTCTGTCGGTGTTCAAGTTCTCTTGATACAGAGGAACTCGAGTCCCCTTCAGAACAATGAAGCCGCTGATGAATCTTCAGATAGCCTTTCTGAgtgaaactctttccacagacTGAGCAAGGATGTTTCTGTCCGGCGTGCGACTTCTCGTGTGTTGTCAAATTTCCTTTTTGAGTAAAACTCTTCTCacacagagagcaagagaaaggcttctctcctgtgtgggatCGCTGGTGTACTTTCAGTAATGCTTTATGAGTAAAAGTCTTCTTACACACACAGCAGGCATAAGGCTTGTCGCCAGCGTTTGTCTTCAAGTGAACCTCCAGAACATTCTTTGAAGAGAACTCTTGTCCACAACAGCAGCCAATCTTGTCATCCGGGTCTGTTTTAATCTGTTCAGAATGTTTCTTCTGGTGGTGGTATGTCAAACTACATTGATGAGTGAAGCCCTTCCCACACTCAGAGCAgaggtaaggcttctctcctgtgtgggttCTCATGTGTATTTGTAGTGCCGATAATGTCTGGCAGTGTTTCCCACAATCTGGGCATGGGTGGGTCTTTTTCTGCCTCGTTCTGCATTTCATCTGGTGTTGCTCAGGTTCTCCTGATGTAGAGGGTCTCTCCCCGCCTGCAGAGTGATGGCTGGGACTCTCTCCTGTGGGGATGAGACAGGACAGATATAGTCAGTGAGACTGAGTCAGACTCAGGTTCTCCTGATGTAGAGGGTCTCTCCCCGGCTGCAGAGTGATGGCTGGGACTGAGTCTAAGTTTACTGTACATACCTACTGGGTTTCTCCATTGTTTTACACCACCTCCCGTGCTACTCCCATTCTCATATTTAGGGCAACATACAAGACTGAGTCCCAAAtcatgccaccctattccctatatagtgcaccacttttgattAGAGCCCGATGGACCATAAAGAGCCTGGCTCCAGCTACCCACCTGTATTATCTAGTTCccagtcttcttcttctttgacTACGATATTAAATGTTGGTGTTTCACTGTTGATGTCCAGACTCACAGTAACCCTCTCCTGACCCTGCAGTGTGTCTTTCTGATCACCAtggtttctgtcaggacccggggACACAGTGGGTTGGGGTTCAGTGGAGCAGGATGGAGACGGGCTGGACGGGTCTTCAGAATCCTATATGATGAAGAGTGACAGCGCAGTTTTCACAACAAGCTTCATTATGAAAGATGGACTCAGCAATATGACACCATCCTTAACAGCAAGGCAATGTCTCTGCTTGTTATAGAAATGACCATTTCTCAGTAAAGAAACCGTTCCAACTAAATATACCTGGTTTAAAAACGATCAATCAATGCAAACCAAATTACAGCAGCTCATTTTCATTGGATTTTCATTtcacctagctagctagcgctGGCCAGTTAGCttatgttagctaacgttagatacCTACTAGAAAACAAAATCACATCATCAAGCAACAACAACGTAGCTAGCTAGTACTGCTGTTGCTAGCATGCGTTGTACTCTACAAAATACTGAGCAACTTGACTTGCAAGCTAGCCGCACCATTTGGTATAGCAACACACGAGCAGTTTGCAGAGCAGAAAAGTGATGTGGCTAGCACACGTTCAGACTACTACCTCTTCCATTGTAAATCAATccctgagctagctagctaacggatAAATTGGATATAAATCTAGTTTAGTTTTAATTTATGATGACtgccaatgttgttggtcgtaaCCTCGCGTCTCGTTGGATGTAGGCTGGGAAATACCAAACACCTGAGAATATCTAATCGAAAGTTACTGTATTCTTTTTTACAAATAGCTATGCTAACGTTACAATGTACATTTAAATAAACTGGTAAATAAACTGTCAAACTCTCTTTGGCTTCGTACTTCCGGTTTAGGTTGTCTTTTGAGTGTGCATTAGCGCCGAAATGCGGCCTGGAAGTTAAAGGCAATAGATTACAGATCTCTTGCAGTGGTGCAACGTACTTAATTAAGtcaaaatactttgaagtactacataagtagttttggggggtatctgtactttacatttTCGACAACTTTTTACTccaaataatgtacttttttactccatacattttccctgacacccaaaagtactcattacatttcgaatgctagcaggacaggaaaatggttaaATTCAGCATGTATCAAGATAACATCCCTagtcattcctactgcctctgatctggcagactcactaaacacaaatatatTGTAaaatatgtctgagtgttggagtgaaaCTCTTGAGTAAATGAGTAATACAAATTATGTTATAGGatgcattttcctggcatggttttGGGAAACGCTGCCTTAGAGCACGTGTCAAACTTATTCtgcggagggcctagtgtctgcaggttttcgctcCACCCGTGTACTTGATTGACGAATAACGGTCACTCTTTAGTAAGGATCTCTGTCTTAATTTAAAGGAAAACAACAAATACCTGGAAACACTCGTCCCTCATTAAAGCCAATTTGAGTGATCACGctaaaccagggctctccaacactgttcctgtGGGTTAtaaacagggctctccaacactgttcctagggagctaccatcctgtaggttatAAACCAGGtctctccaacactgttcctggggagctaccgtcctgtaggtttaaaccagggctctccaacactgttcctggggagctaccgtcctgtaggtttaaaccagggctctccaacactgttcctggggagctaccgtcctgtaggtttacaccagggctttccaacactgttcctggggagctaccgtcctgtaggtttaaaccagggctctccaacactgttcctggggagctaccgtcctgtaggtttaaaccaggcctctccaacactgttccgtcctgtaggtttaaaccagggctctccaacactgttcctggggagctaccgtcctgtaggttataaacagggctctccaacactgttcctggggagctaccgtcctgtaggtttacaccagggctctccaacactgttcctggggagctaccgtcctgtaggtttacaccagggctctccaacactgttcctggggagataccatcctgtaggtttaaagCAGgcctctccaacactgttccatcctgtaggtttaaagCAGgcctctccaacactgttccatcctgtaggtttaaagCAGgcctctccaacactgttccatcctgtaggtttaaagCAGgcctctccaacactgttccgtcctgtaggtttaaagCAGGCCTCCAACACTGTTCCATCCTGTAGCTTTAAAGCAGgcctctccaacactgttccgtcctgtaggtttttgctacAACCTTCAtgtagcgcacctgattctaataattagctggttgatgagctgattctaataattagctggttgatgagctgattctaataattagctggttgatgagctgattctaataattagctgattGATGAGCTGAATCTGGTtcgttacaactggggttggagcgaaacgTATAGGAgggttgctctccaggaacaaggttggaga from Salvelinus alpinus chromosome 2, SLU_Salpinus.1, whole genome shotgun sequence carries:
- the LOC139546188 gene encoding oocyte zinc finger protein XlCOF6-like isoform X1, which translates into the protein MNEHLGEKRLSFITLIQDTTHRRHRCATLSAADSEDPSSPSPSCSTEPQPTVSPGPDRNHGDQKDTLQGQERVTVSLDINSETPTFNIVVKEEEDWELDNTGESPSHHSAGGERPSTSGEPEQHQMKCRTRQKKTHPCPDCGKHCQTLSALQIHMRTHTGEKPYLCSECGKGFTHQCSLTYHHQKKHSEQIKTDPDDKIGCCCGQEFSSKNVLEVHLKTNAGDKPYACCVCKKTFTHKALLKVHQRSHTGEKPFSCSLCEKSFTQKGNLTTHEKSHAGQKHPCSVCGKSFTQKGYLKIHQRLHCSEGDSSSSVSRELEHRQRRAKETHRCPDCGKEFPQTYYLDRHMRTHTGERPYQCSVCGISFTQKGNLKTHQKVHTGDYPSSWSTGEGSPCTSGEAEQHQENHTAVTSHGCLVCGEEYSNLPELHKHMRSHSGEKCLICPVCGKTYSREFDLKVHLRTHTGEKPHECIECGKSFVRKQGLRQHQRTHDAKPIGPTRQLGRPKQLTTMDRPKQLTTMDRPKHSSRAQMSKKVPKMESDTEMQGCQYYDN
- the LOC139546188 gene encoding oocyte zinc finger protein XlCOF6-like isoform X3, with protein sequence MEEDSEDPSSPSPSCSTEPQPTVSPGPDRNHGDQKDTLQGQERVTVSLDINSETPTFNIVVKEEEDWELDNTGESPSHHSAGGERPSTSGEPEQHQMKCRTRQKKTHPCPDCGKHCQTLSALQIHMRTHTGEKPYLCSECGKGFTHQCSLTYHHQKKHSEQIKTDPDDKIGCCCGQEFSSKNVLEVHLKTNAGDKPYACCVCKKTFTHKALLKVHQRSHTGEKPFSCSLCEKSFTQKGNLTTHEKSHAGQKHPCSVCGKSFTQKGYLKIHQRLHCSEGDSSSSVSRELEHRQRRAKETHRCPDCGKEFPQTYYLDRHMRTHTGERPYQCSVCGISFTQKGNLKTHQKVHTGDYPSSWSTGEGSPCTSGEAEQHQENHTAVTSHGCLVCGEEYSNLPELHKHMRSHSGEKCLICPVCGKTYSREFDLKVHLRTHTGEKPHECIECGKSFVRKQGLRQHQRTHDAKPIGPTRQLGRPKQLTTMDRPKQLTTMDRPKHSSRAQMSKKVPKMESDTEMQGCQYYDN
- the LOC139546188 gene encoding oocyte zinc finger protein XlCOF6-like isoform X4, translated to MDSEDPSSPSPSCSTEPQPTVSPGPDRNHGDQKDTLQGQERVTVSLDINSETPTFNIVVKEEEDWELDNTGESPSHHSAGGERPSTSGEPEQHQMKCRTRQKKTHPCPDCGKHCQTLSALQIHMRTHTGEKPYLCSECGKGFTHQCSLTYHHQKKHSEQIKTDPDDKIGCCCGQEFSSKNVLEVHLKTNAGDKPYACCVCKKTFTHKALLKVHQRSHTGEKPFSCSLCEKSFTQKGNLTTHEKSHAGQKHPCSVCGKSFTQKGYLKIHQRLHCSEGDSSSSVSRELEHRQRRAKETHRCPDCGKEFPQTYYLDRHMRTHTGERPYQCSVCGISFTQKGNLKTHQKVHTGDYPSSWSTGEGSPCTSGEAEQHQENHTAVTSHGCLVCGEEYSNLPELHKHMRSHSGEKCLICPVCGKTYSREFDLKVHLRTHTGEKPHECIECGKSFVRKQGLRQHQRTHDAKPIGPTRQLGRPKQLTTMDRPKQLTTMDRPKHSSRAQMSKKVPKMESDTEMQGCQYYDN
- the LOC139546188 gene encoding oocyte zinc finger protein XlCOF6-like isoform X2, with translation MRDECFQDSEDPSSPSPSCSTEPQPTVSPGPDRNHGDQKDTLQGQERVTVSLDINSETPTFNIVVKEEEDWELDNTGESPSHHSAGGERPSTSGEPEQHQMKCRTRQKKTHPCPDCGKHCQTLSALQIHMRTHTGEKPYLCSECGKGFTHQCSLTYHHQKKHSEQIKTDPDDKIGCCCGQEFSSKNVLEVHLKTNAGDKPYACCVCKKTFTHKALLKVHQRSHTGEKPFSCSLCEKSFTQKGNLTTHEKSHAGQKHPCSVCGKSFTQKGYLKIHQRLHCSEGDSSSSVSRELEHRQRRAKETHRCPDCGKEFPQTYYLDRHMRTHTGERPYQCSVCGISFTQKGNLKTHQKVHTGDYPSSWSTGEGSPCTSGEAEQHQENHTAVTSHGCLVCGEEYSNLPELHKHMRSHSGEKCLICPVCGKTYSREFDLKVHLRTHTGEKPHECIECGKSFVRKQGLRQHQRTHDAKPIGPTRQLGRPKQLTTMDRPKQLTTMDRPKHSSRAQMSKKVPKMESDTEMQGCQYYDN
- the LOC139546188 gene encoding zinc finger protein 567-like isoform X5, coding for MKCRTRQKKTHPCPDCGKHCQTLSALQIHMRTHTGEKPYLCSECGKGFTHQCSLTYHHQKKHSEQIKTDPDDKIGCCCGQEFSSKNVLEVHLKTNAGDKPYACCVCKKTFTHKALLKVHQRSHTGEKPFSCSLCEKSFTQKGNLTTHEKSHAGQKHPCSVCGKSFTQKGYLKIHQRLHCSEGDSSSSVSRELEHRQRRAKETHRCPDCGKEFPQTYYLDRHMRTHTGERPYQCSVCGISFTQKGNLKTHQKVHTGDYPSSWSTGEGSPCTSGEAEQHQENHTAVTSHGCLVCGEEYSNLPELHKHMRSHSGEKCLICPVCGKTYSREFDLKVHLRTHTGEKPHECIECGKSFVRKQGLRQHQRTHDAKPIGPTRQLGRPKQLTTMDRPKQLTTMDRPKHSSRAQMSKKVPKMESDTEMQGCQYYDN